One genomic region from Candidatus Cybelea sp. encodes:
- a CDS encoding serine hydrolase domain-containing protein, which yields MRWITTLWVALVLALTCDVTSAFPATSSPADSTVLLASADVATAALGRENIPGVQIAVVQGGQIILDQGYGVRDIGTRRTVGSDTLFEIGSITKSFTSAAILQLKERGQLKLSDRLGRYVPEYPRGKDITVEQLLQMTSGIPDHINDVPNSVEIISASPGSLDAALALIKNMPLNFEPGTQSVYSNTNYLLLGTIIARVSHMPYDEYISKNIFAAAHMTHSTFLKDEPSLPNMAVGYTSVAAKKLKVAGHIGYGWSGGAGSIISTAGDLAGWDSAFFSGRIISVADAKLATTPLYINGKSTTYGLGWSIDAIDGIPVISHDGGMLGFTSINDVFPTLGLSIVVLTNSGDTPPDNIAKNILAKLDPEFAKKRDIAAAGEDVQITAKTEMVWAELHSGTIDRSELTPNLNKDLTPDRVVFMHAHYAGAGAALRWIYKGKQGWPDGSTTYSYRVLFKNGLALLVAATIAKDGKFANVDTQYD from the coding sequence ATGCGCTGGATAACAACCCTTTGGGTCGCTCTTGTTCTTGCGTTGACCTGCGACGTTACCTCCGCGTTCCCCGCTACATCGTCACCCGCTGATTCCACAGTCCTACTAGCCTCGGCCGACGTTGCCACAGCTGCCCTTGGCCGCGAGAATATACCAGGCGTACAGATCGCGGTTGTTCAGGGCGGCCAAATCATTCTCGATCAGGGGTATGGCGTTCGTGACATTGGCACGCGCCGGACGGTAGGTTCGGACACACTGTTCGAGATCGGATCGATAACCAAGTCGTTCACCTCCGCTGCGATCCTGCAACTCAAAGAACGCGGGCAACTGAAGCTGAGCGATCGGCTGGGACGGTACGTGCCGGAGTATCCTCGCGGCAAGGATATCACCGTTGAGCAGTTATTGCAAATGACGAGCGGCATCCCGGACCACATTAACGACGTCCCAAACTCCGTAGAAATTATATCCGCGAGCCCGGGGAGCCTCGATGCAGCCCTCGCACTGATCAAGAACATGCCGCTCAACTTCGAGCCGGGCACGCAGTCGGTCTACAGCAACACGAACTACCTGCTGCTCGGAACGATCATCGCGCGCGTTTCGCACATGCCATATGACGAATACATTTCCAAGAACATCTTCGCGGCCGCCCACATGACTCACAGCACGTTCCTCAAAGACGAGCCGTCCTTGCCAAATATGGCAGTCGGGTACACCTCAGTTGCGGCAAAGAAGCTGAAGGTTGCCGGACACATCGGTTACGGCTGGTCGGGGGGAGCGGGGTCTATCATTTCGACGGCGGGAGACCTTGCCGGATGGGACAGTGCCTTTTTCAGCGGTCGCATCATATCGGTGGCTGATGCGAAACTGGCGACGACGCCCCTTTATATCAATGGCAAATCCACGACATACGGGCTAGGGTGGAGCATCGACGCGATTGACGGCATCCCGGTAATCTCCCACGATGGCGGGATGTTAGGCTTTACATCGATCAACGATGTCTTCCCCACGCTCGGTCTGAGCATCGTCGTGCTAACAAATAGTGGCGATACGCCGCCCGACAACATCGCCAAAAATATCCTCGCGAAGCTAGACCCGGAGTTTGCAAAGAAGCGCGATATTGCGGCTGCCGGCGAAGATGTTCAAATAACCGCTAAGACTGAAATGGTTTGGGCGGAGCTTCACTCGGGAACCATCGACCGATCGGAACTGACGCCCAATTTGAACAAAGATTTAACGCCAGATCGGGTCGTTTTCATGCATGCACATTACGCTGGGGCCGGAGCAGCACTGCGGTGGATTTACAAAGGCAAGCAAGGATGGCCCGACGGTAGCACCACCTACTCGTATCGCGTTCTCTTCAAAAATGGCTTGGCGCTACTTGTTGCAGCAACAATCGCCAAGGATGGCAAGTTCGCCAACGTAGATACGCAATACGACTGA
- a CDS encoding choice-of-anchor tandem repeat GloVer-containing protein — protein MKIALRNNFTLISCVLVAPLVSGCGASQPPVGVPGAIPQSGAMAQRFQHPTLSLARATSTDGTFPTTRLVPINGRLYGTTSYGGAYCPSRSFGGCGTVFSITTRGTETVLHSFGKGSDGVGPSSMIFVGDGLYGTTSSGGAHGNGVVFSITTSGDEHVLHSFGKLPDGNEPTGLTNVHGTLYGTTYSGGTYNFGTVFSVTKSGVEQVVHSFGEGCSSRYCEAGYKPYGRLLEVGNRLYGTTYGGGADNDGVVFSMSATGQTKDLYSFITDPPSGNSAQANGGLIDLGGVLYGTTYAGGVSYDQGTVFSVTTNGTGKVLHNFDAGCGRVDGARPAAPLIDVNGTLYGTTTAGGKYGSSVYCDGSGTVYSVTPSGRVKVLYSFGSTSADGTYPLTELTRLNGKLYGTTYYGGACNAGTVFSITLSGTEKVLHSFC, from the coding sequence CTGGATGCGGCGCATCGCAGCCGCCGGTCGGCGTGCCGGGCGCGATTCCGCAAAGCGGCGCAATGGCTCAGCGCTTTCAACATCCTACCTTATCGCTAGCGCGAGCAACCAGCACCGATGGCACCTTTCCCACGACGCGATTAGTCCCCATAAACGGCAGACTGTATGGCACGACCTCATACGGCGGCGCCTATTGTCCGTCACGCAGCTTTGGCGGCTGCGGGACCGTGTTCAGCATCACGACACGCGGTACAGAGACGGTATTGCACAGCTTCGGCAAAGGCTCTGACGGTGTCGGGCCGTCAAGTATGATTTTCGTCGGTGACGGGCTTTATGGTACCACCTCGAGCGGCGGCGCTCACGGCAATGGCGTCGTATTTAGCATTACAACGAGCGGCGACGAGCACGTGTTGCATAGTTTCGGTAAACTACCCGACGGGAATGAGCCCACCGGACTTACCAACGTTCACGGAACGCTGTACGGTACGACATACTCCGGCGGCACTTACAACTTTGGCACCGTTTTCAGCGTCACGAAGAGCGGCGTGGAGCAGGTGGTGCACAGCTTTGGCGAAGGGTGCAGCAGCAGGTATTGCGAGGCCGGCTATAAACCGTACGGACGCCTGCTTGAAGTCGGCAACCGGCTGTACGGCACGACGTATGGCGGCGGAGCGGATAATGACGGCGTTGTGTTCAGCATGAGCGCGACTGGGCAAACAAAAGACCTTTACAGCTTCATCACCGACCCTCCCAGCGGTAATTCTGCACAGGCAAATGGCGGCCTGATCGACCTCGGTGGCGTGCTCTATGGTACGACGTACGCGGGCGGAGTGTCTTACGACCAGGGAACGGTGTTCAGCGTCACCACAAACGGCACTGGGAAAGTATTGCACAACTTCGACGCAGGTTGCGGACGCGTCGATGGCGCTCGCCCAGCAGCGCCCCTGATCGATGTCAACGGCACGCTCTACGGCACGACAACCGCCGGAGGCAAATACGGAAGCTCCGTCTATTGTGACGGTTCCGGAACCGTGTACAGTGTTACCCCGAGCGGCAGAGTGAAGGTGTTGTACTCCTTCGGTTCAACGAGCGCCGACGGCACATATCCGCTCACGGAGCTGACCAGGCTGAACGGCAAACTCTACGGCACGACGTATTATGGAGGCGCCTGCAACGCTGGCACCGTCTTCAGCATCACCCTAAGCGGCACTGAAAAAGTGCTGCACAGTTTCTGCTGA